One Nicotiana tomentosiformis chromosome 4, ASM39032v3, whole genome shotgun sequence genomic window carries:
- the LOC104095525 gene encoding increased DNA methylation 3-like has translation MECLHPEKKVKRIIWKRSKEKPNGEDSAENGMSLIKMEGNVKKRAHSDPMTSDLDRQYMMSLLPLPNLEECNSGVPIVLTGTACKGATGPPVGVVDIGVSESAYYFRIALPGVKKDPGEFSCEIEKDGKVLIRGLTSTGGRIVSRYSRVFDMKIQQQCSSGPFTVSFSLPGPVDPRLFSPNFRSDGIFEAVVVKYEM, from the exons ATGGAATGCTTACATCCTGAAAAGAAGGTtaagagaattatttggaagcGGTCCAAGGAGAAACCGAATGGGGAAGACTCTGCTGAAAATGGTATGTCATTGATAAAGATGGAAGGTAATGTGAAAAAGAGGGCCCATTCCGATCCAATGACCAGTGATTTAGACAGGCAGTACATGATGTCCCTTCTCCCTCTTCCCAACTTGGAAGAATGTAACTCGGGGGTCCCTATTGTCTTGACTGGAACAGCATGCAAAGGGGCAACTGGACCACCTGTTGGAGTGGTTGATATTGGTGTTAGCGAATCTGCGTACTATTTTCGTATTGCCCTACCTGGAGTCAAGAAAGACCCTG GTGAGTTCAGCTGTGAGATAGAAAAAGATGGTAAGGTCCTTATTCGAGGATTGACGTCAACTGGTGGAAGAATTGTCTCAAGATATTCTCGGGTCTTTGATATGAAAATTCAGCAACAATGCTCATCTGGACCTTTCACTGTCTCCTTTAGTTTGCCCGGGCCTGTCGATCCTAGGTTGTTTTCACCAAACTTCAGATCTGATGGCATTTTTGAAGCTGTTGTTGTGAAATACGAAATGTAG
- the LOC104095528 gene encoding increased DNA methylation 3 — MNSEECAKSNHSKPIVTLTGTAEKCAIGPSLGVVDIGNSENAYLFRVALPGVRNKCNIKCDIQREGRVRIEGVVTESDALKNSSKDYEMKVQQLSPPGPFTVSFNLPGPVDPRLCSPRFRSDGILEVIVLKYRIPIVSAEGLPENWYNGSFPAP; from the exons ATGAACTCAGAAGAATGTGCTAAGTCTAATCATTCCAAACCAATTGTCACTCTGACTGGGACTGCTGAAAAATGTGCAATTGGACCATCACTTGGTGTGGTTGACATAGGCAATAGTGAAAATGCGTATCTTTTTCGTGTTGCGCTTCCTGGTGTAAGAAATAAAT GTAATATAAAATGTGACATACAGAGAGAAGGGAGAGTCCGGATAGAGGGTGTTGTTACAGAGAGTGATGCCTTGAAAAACTCATCCAAGGATTATGAGATGAAAGTTCAGCAGCTTTCTCCTCCTGGGCCTTTTACCGTATCGTTTAATTTGCCAGGACCTGTTGATCCCAGATTATGTTCCCCACGTTTTAGATCAGACGGCATTCTGGAAGTCATTGTATTGAAATACCGGATACCTATTGTTTCAGCTGAAGGTTTGCCTGAGAATTGGTACAATGGCTCTTTCCCAGCTCCTTGA
- the LOC104095524 gene encoding heavy metal-associated isoprenylated plant protein 44-like, with translation MNMETVELKVEMVGIHEKRLRKCLSKLRGIEKVEVDGNSQKVVVIGYAHKNKILKAIRRGGLKADFWSAQNELLQAYAASASYSSFRFNNFSFH, from the exons ATGAACATGGAG ACAGTTGAATTGAAAGTAGAGATGGTTGGAATACATGAGAAAAGACTGCGCAAATGCCTGTCAAAATTAAGAG GAATAGAGAAAGTAGAAGTGGATGGGAACAGTCAAAAAGTGGTGGTGATAGGCTATGCTCACAAGAACAAAATACTAAAAGCAATAAGACGAGGTGGTCTTAAAGCAGATTTCTGGTCTGCTCAAAATGAGCTTCTTCAAGCTTACGCTGCTTCTGCTTCTTACTCTTCTTTCAGATTTAACAATTTTTCCTTCCACTAG
- the LOC104095526 gene encoding alpha-crystallin domain-containing protein 22.3-like — protein MSEYLNMYIEYPFSYQPDDVVQTGAAIEGRPGVPTDPVTVSISEYSYKFKVILPAVTRNMCDVSVDILFNGEVEVEGRVNAGVVTSTWAPVSFNRRARRVTPPGHFTITFTLPGPCDTNFATAKLNSDGVIEGVVLKDGMCKAH, from the exons ATGTCTGAGTACTTGAATATGTATATAGAATATCCCTTTTCATACCAACCAGATGATGTCGTACAAACTGGAGCAGCCATAGAGGGGAGACCAGGAGTTCCTACTGATCCAGTGACTGTCAGCATTAGTGAATATTCATACAAGTTTAAGGTGATCCTACCGGCTGTCACAAGAAACATGT GTGATGTGTCAGTTGATATTCTGTTTAATGGGGAAGTGGAGGTAGAGGGGAGAGTAAATGCTGGTGTAGTAACAAGCACTTGGGCACCAGTTTCATTCAATAGAAGAGCGCGAAGGGTAACTCCTCCAGGTCACTTCACTATCACTTTCACTTTACCAGGACCTTGTGATACCAACTTTGCAACAGCCAAGCTAAACTCAGATGGTGTTATCGAAGGAGTTGTGCTTAAAGATGGGATGTGTAAGGCTCATTAG